The Salvia splendens isolate huo1 chromosome 21, SspV2, whole genome shotgun sequence genome includes a window with the following:
- the LOC121784539 gene encoding uncharacterized protein LOC121784539 produces MNFHIPQQATFFYRGKWNQEMDSQLLLTLINLRSDHDWEDGNVPDEVLNNVRAMINHPFGAELSSDDISARVKMLEARYSLFKKVVGTNGVQWNMEERVVIADELTWKIILETDASAAAYFYRDEPEFNLLARFFGWYDIKVEFPHEVITLSDNTKVIVLTESLVLDAPIRGKPYDSPADSDEVTSPMPGPSTRVRHKLFDVGVPCVDAISSTTSTTRVNPGKKGIFSSPKGSSCAPWSPCPSSHRTLP; encoded by the exons ATGAACTTCCATATTCCTCAGCAAGCAACGTTCTTTTACCGAGGGAAATGGAATCAAGAGATGGATTCCCAACTTCTTTTGACATTGATCAATTTGAGGAGCGACCATGATTGGGAGGATGGTAATGTGCCCGATGAAGTGCTCAACAATGTCCGTGCGATGATTAACCATCCCTTTGGAGCTGAACTTTCATCCGACGATATATCGGCTCGCGTGAAAATGCTGGAGGCTCGATATAGTCTGTTTAAGAAAGTGGTCGGTACGAATGGAGTCCAATGGAACATGGAAGAAAGGGTGGTGATTGCCGACGAGTTGACATGGAAGATTATTCTAGAG ACGGATGCATCCGCCGCTGCATATTTCTACCGTGACGAACCCGAATTCAATCTTCTTGCCCGTTTCTTTGGCTGGTATGACATAAAAGTTGAGTTCCCTCATGAGGTGATTACCCTATCAGACAACACAAAGGTCATCGTGCTAACTGAATCACTGGTACTAGACGCACCCATAAGAGGGAAGCCATATGATTCACCCGCCGACTCTGATGAAGTAACCTCACCGATGCCAGGCCCATCCACTCGAGTTCGTCACAAGCtatttgatgttggtgttcCATGCGTCGATGCAATATCTTCTACGACGTCTACTACTCGCGTTAACCCAGGGAAGAAGGGGATTTTCTCGTCACCGAAAGGGTCGTCATGTGCACCATGGAGTCCGTGCCCGAGCTCACATAGAACACTCCCGTAA